A part of Macrobrachium nipponense isolate FS-2020 chromosome 26, ASM1510439v2, whole genome shotgun sequence genomic DNA contains:
- the LOC135199855 gene encoding crustacyanin-C1 subunit-like — MLSKTLLLVVAVAAVVADEVPDFVIKGKCPAVDEQRLWQEQLPRHSSFGGVWYQQAISTNPYQLLKKCVRIHYDYNGKGFDVKTVGITHEGSQLKRKGVLTPMPLGDPHLMINLENSFPAPLVILDTDYSNYACMYSCMDYNYGYHSDFAFFFARAPESYDKYIAKCRAALDSIGVDPNRLIKTEQGRGCEYDQMIKDEL, encoded by the exons ATGCTCTCGAAGACCCTCCTGTTGGTGGTGGCTGTCGCAGCCGTAGTTGCTGACGAAGTCCCCGATTTCGTCATCAAAGGCAAATGTCCTGCGGTCGACGAGCAAAGGCTTTGGCAAGAACAACTGCCTAGACATTCCAGC TTCGGAGGCGTTTGGTACCAACAAGCTATCTCGACGAACCCTTATCAGCTTCTTAAAAAATGCGTCCGAATCCACTACGATTACA ACGGTAAAGGCTTCGACGTCAAGACTGTCGGTATTACCCACGAAGGAAGCCAGCTCAAGAGAAAGGGCGTCCTCACGCCCATGCCCCTAGGAGATCCTCATCTCATGATCAACCTCGAAAACT CCTTCCCAGCGCCCCTCGTAATCCTCGACACCGACTACAGCAACTACGCCTGCATGTACTCCTGCATGGATTACAACTACGGCTATCACTCGGACTTCGCCTTCTTCTTCGCCCGAGCTCCCGAGTCCTACGACAAGTACATCGCCAAATGCAGAGCAGCCTTAGACAGCATAGGAGTCGATCCCAACAGACTAATCAAGACCGAGCAAGGCAGAGGCTGCGAATATGATCAAATGATCAAAGACGAACTTTAG
- the LOC135199856 gene encoding crustacyanin-A2 subunit-like has protein sequence MQRFTLLVLGIVGSVICEDFPDIPEFLQKGSCAKISTFPKFDLRRYSGRWYQTDVIEIPYQPYTRCINSFYDYSESSFGFNVRTAGLSPEGEHLKLEGKIYPTERFPASHMLIDFPTVMGYPYEIIDTDYDTYSCVYSCVDWNAYKTEFAFVFSRTPENNGLATAKCKTVFTKHGIDFKTFVQVPHTDDCVYRA, from the exons ATGCAGCGCTTCACCCTTTTAGTCTTGGGGATCGTAGGATCCGTTATCTGCGAGGATTTCCCAGATATCCCGGAGTTCCTTCAGAAAGGAAGTTGCGCCAAGATCAGCACCTTTCCCAAATTCGATTTAAGAAGG TACAGCGGACGCTGGTACCAGACCGACGTCATCGAAATTCCCTACCAGCCTTATACCAGATGCATCAATTCCTTCTATGATTACTCGGAATCCTCTTTTGGATTCAACGTCAGGACGGCAGGATTGAGCCCTGAGGGCGAACACTTGAAGTTGGAAGGGAAAATCTACCCAACTGAGAGGTTCCCCGCAAGTCACATGTTGATTGACTTCCCTACAG TCATGGGTTACCCATATGAAATCATTGACACCGACTACGACACGTACTCCTGTGTGTATTCCTGCGTCGACTGGAACGCCTACAAGACGGAGTTCGCCTTCGTCTTCTCGAGGACTCCTGAGAACAATGGACTCGCTACTGCCAAGTGTAAGACCGTTTTCACAAAGCACGGAATCGACTTCAAGACATTCGTCCAAGTACCCCACACTGACGATTGCGTCTACAGAGCTTAA